The proteins below come from a single Tachypleus tridentatus isolate NWPU-2018 chromosome 13, ASM421037v1, whole genome shotgun sequence genomic window:
- the LOC143238469 gene encoding sodium- and chloride-dependent GABA transporter 2-like, whose amino-acid sequence MQKCFLNPNEPCGNWWNTKYCMKEGTNITNLNITATEAKSPVTEFWDRRTLQITSGLHDLGGENMELSLCLLLTWFMVYFVIWKGLLRSGKIIKVSAVTPYVIRIILLIRGVTLEGAGDGLLFLHYSKI is encoded by the exons atgcaaaaatgttttcttaacccaaacgagccgtgtgGTAATTGGTGGAACACAAAATACTGTATGAAAGAGGGAACCAACATCACGAATCTCAATATTACAGCCACCGAAGCAAAATCACCTGTAACCGAATTCTGGGA TCGTCGAACATTACAGATTACTTCGGGATTACATGACTTGGGAGGTGAGAACAtggaactgagtttgtgtttgttacttACCTGGTTTATGGTTTATTTCGTCATCTGGAAAGGTCTACTGAGAAGTGGCAAG ATTATTAAGGTGTCAGCAGTCACTCCATACGTCATTCGAATCATTCTTCTTATTCGTGGAGTGACGTTAGAGGGCGCTGGAGACGGACTACTTTTTTTACATTACTCCAAAATTTGA